The DNA region TCGTCCGTCGCCTTCAGAGCTTTGAGGCCCTTGTCGGAGAGAGTGCGGAGCAGACGCGGGGTCAGCTTCTTACCGGCTTCGACAACGACTTCGCCGGTGTCGGCGTCGACCATCTCGGTGATCGCCTTGGCGCCCTTCAGCGTTTCGGGCTGGAAGGGAATACGCCAGCCTTCGCCGTCGCGCTTGTAGAGCGACTTCGTGTAGAAGGTGTCGAGGATTTCCTCGCCATCCATGCCGAGGGCCATCAGCAGCGACGACACCGGAATCTTGCGGCGGCGGTCGATGCGGGCGTAGACGATGTCCTTGGCGTCGAATTCGATGTCGAGCCAGGAACCGCGGTACGGGATCACGCGAGCGGCGAAGAGCAGCTTGCCGGAAGAATGGCTCTTGCCCTTGTCGTGGTCGAAGAAGACGCCCGGTGAACGGTGCATCTGGGACACGATAACGCGCTCGGTGCCGTTCACGATGAAGGTACCGTTGTTCGTCATGAGCGGCATGTCGCCCATGTAGACGGACTGTTCCTTGATGTCCTTGATCGACTTCGCGCCGGTATCCTCGTCGATATCAAACACGATAAGGCGGAGGGTGACCTTCAGCGGCGCGGCGTAGGTCAGGTCGCGCTGGCGGCACTCGTCGACGTCGAACTTCGGCGGCTCGAACTCATAGGACACGAATTCCAGCATCGAAGCGCCGGAGAAGTCCGTGATCGGGAAAACTGACTTGAAGACAGCCTGGAGACCTTCGTCAGGGCGGCCGCCCTTGGGCTCTTCAACCATCAGGAATTGGTCGTAGGACGCCTTCTGAACCTCGATGAGGTTCGGCATTTCTGCGACTTCGGGGATTTTACCAAAAAACTTGCGTACGCGCCTACGACCGTTGAACGAAAGGGTCTGAGCCATCGTCGCTCCTTCAAAAATTGCATCCGGGCCTGCAACGGACGGGAACCGCTGGCCAGGCGATCCCGTCGATCAATGGATAATTCAATCTCGTCCCACTTCCCGAAGCCACATGGCCGGATCGCCCTGCGCTTCGGTTCGAGACTATGCTCTTGAAGAACCCATTACCCAAAAGCCGGTTTCACGCGGCTTTTGGGTAATTCGTTCACAAAAACGGCAAATGGGAGACGGTAAGCACCGCCTCCCAGATGCAGTTCAAGATTACTTGACGTCGGCCTTTGCGCCGGCGTCTTCAAGCTTCTTCTTGAGGTCAGCGGCTTCAGCCTTGGAAACGCCTTCCTTGACAGCCTTCGGAGCGGCTTCAACGAGGTCCTTGGCTTCCTTGAGGCCGAGGCCGGTGATAGCGCGGACTTCCTTGATGACGTTGATCTTGTTTGCGCCGGCATCCGTGAGGATGACGTCGAACTCGGTCTTTTCTTCTTCAACGGCAGCAGCAGCGCCAGCACCACCAGCAGCGGCAGCAACAGCTACCGGAGCAGCGGCGGAAACGCCCCACTTTTCTTCGAGAAGCTTGGACAGTTCTGCAGCTTCCAGAACGGTCAGCGAGGAGAGGTCGTCTACGATCTTTGCGAGATCAGCCATTTTTTCAGTTCCTTTTGTTCGGTTCGAACCGGTTTTCTATAAACAGCGAAAAACCGCCTTAAGCGGCTTCGTCCTTCTTGGCGTAAGCCGAAAACACGCGGGCAAGCTGGCTTGCCGGTGCTGCAACAACGCTTGCGATGCGAGTAGCCGGTGTCTGGATCATGCCCAGTAGCTTCGCGCGCAGTTCGTCCAACGACGGCAGGGTCGCAAGCGACTTGACTGCATCGGCGTTGAGCGTGGTTGTTCCCATGGCGCCGCCGAGCACAACGATCTTGTCGTTGCCCTTGGCGAAATCCACGACGACTTTCGGAGCGGTGATCGGATCGGCGCTGTATGCAATCAGCGTCTGACCGGTGAAGAGATTGGAAATCCCTTCCGCTTCCGTACCCTGAAGGGCGATCTTGGCCAGGCGGTTTTTCGCGACTCTGACGGTGCCGCCAGCAGCGCGCATCTTCGAACGGAAGTCGTTCATCTGCGCGACTGTAGCACCAGCATAGTGGGCCACGACAACCGAGCCCGAAGCCTTGAAGACTTCGTTCAGTTCCGTGACGAATTCGCGTTTTTCCGCTCTTTCCACTGCCTATCTCCAGTTGGCGGGACCGTGAAACGGACCCCACCGGGTTGCCTTTGCCTCCCGGGATCAGAAGCGATCCCAAGCGGCGCTTGAGGATCCTGTCCCCTCGCGCTTCGCGCCAAAAGGCCGAAGGCACAAGGCATCCAAGGCTCGAACCAAATCCATGAAGCCAGGCTTCATCGAAATTCGGGTCTTACCCGTCTCATGCAGGCCAAAGTGATTAAGGGAAAACCACCTGCAATCTCGGACAGGATTCCGGATTTCTCCGGAATATTCCGGCCCCTTTCGAGGCCGGAATTCTTGCCACCGGGCAGAGCCCGATGAAATTCGTTAAGAGGCCGTGACCGACGACGGGTCGATCTTGACACCCGGACCCATGGTCGAAGAGATCGCCACGCGCTTGAGGTAGTTGCCCTTCGCACCAGCCGGCTTCGCCTTGATGACGGCATCAGCGAAAGCCTTGATGTTTTCTTCAAGAGCCTTGGCGTCGAACGAAGCCTTGCCGATACCGGCATGCACGATACCAGCCTTCTCGACGCGGAACTCGACGGCGCCGCCCTTGGAAGCCTTGATCGCGCCGGTAACGTCCATCGTAACCGTTCCGACCTTCGGGTTCGGCATCATGCCGCGCGGGCCGAGTACCTTACCGAGACGACCGACGAGCGGCATCATGTCCGGGGTCGCGATAACGCGATCGAAATCGA from Rhizobium sullae includes:
- the rplL gene encoding 50S ribosomal protein L7/L12, with protein sequence MADLAKIVDDLSSLTVLEAAELSKLLEEKWGVSAAAPVAVAAAAGGAGAAAAVEEEKTEFDVILTDAGANKINVIKEVRAITGLGLKEAKDLVEAAPKAVKEGVSKAEAADLKKKLEDAGAKADVK
- the rplA gene encoding 50S ribosomal protein L1, which produces MVKLAKRIQKIREGVDPTKLVALNDAISMVKERAIAKFDETIEIAMNLGVDPRHADQMVRGVVNLPNGTGRDVRVAVFARGVKADEAKAAGADIVGAEELVEIVQGGKIDFDRVIATPDMMPLVGRLGKVLGPRGMMPNPKVGTVTMDVTGAIKASKGGAVEFRVEKAGIVHAGIGKASFDAKALEENIKAFADAVIKAKPAGAKGNYLKRVAISSTMGPGVKIDPSSVTAS
- the rplJ gene encoding 50S ribosomal protein L10, whose amino-acid sequence is MERAEKREFVTELNEVFKASGSVVVAHYAGATVAQMNDFRSKMRAAGGTVRVAKNRLAKIALQGTEAEGISNLFTGQTLIAYSADPITAPKVVVDFAKGNDKIVVLGGAMGTTTLNADAVKSLATLPSLDELRAKLLGMIQTPATRIASVVAAPASQLARVFSAYAKKDEAA